In a genomic window of Flavobacterium sp. KACC 22761:
- the sprC gene encoding gliding motility protein SprC, protein MIQKTTLSVIRFIAFFSILFCTETNTYAQTIVPQQLNFDRICAGLIIDGAPFNQYAATFSYVNFPAGTTFEVELSDDAGNFTTPTATTKISFTDDPTLQQQTIRFAVPTNLKGSDIYSLRVKSNTATPVYSLRFKNLANNTSFPAYYSTYVSAFYINEKSPTATICSGGSISLSVYNPTPNDVPSSPANYPNLKYKWYKDDVLIAGQSGTTLVVNSIGTYYAKLDYGLCSEDNLSSNRVTVTTSGSGSSVTISSSLGNPFCSSGSGTVLTATSGNSYVWKKNGTVISGATSRSYVTNEAGIYSVDVDFGGCKATGTIDLKGNNFTASLNVPATNVIAPNETLSVTVTTNAVNPTFEWYLGNTVIAGANTNTYLVSTKGNYKVKISQATGCIVEQELPFAVSYDSNPVTSVEKIANIISLSSYPYDVWDIPSEYKNPETSVKIISSNGDMVLDVVNYQGDWPPSGSIDIKNVNPVYYYVIHSQTGEKKGSITLIK, encoded by the coding sequence ATGATTCAGAAAACTACGCTATCTGTAATCCGATTTATTGCATTTTTTAGTATTTTGTTTTGTACTGAAACGAATACTTATGCCCAAACGATAGTGCCCCAGCAATTAAATTTTGATAGAATTTGTGCTGGGCTTATCATCGATGGTGCGCCTTTTAATCAATATGCGGCTACTTTTAGTTATGTAAATTTTCCAGCTGGAACTACTTTTGAGGTAGAACTTTCTGATGATGCTGGGAATTTTACAACCCCTACAGCTACAACAAAAATTTCATTTACAGATGATCCTACGTTACAGCAACAAACAATTCGATTTGCTGTTCCAACAAATTTAAAGGGATCTGATATTTACAGCTTGCGTGTAAAAAGTAATACGGCAACTCCTGTTTATAGCTTAAGATTTAAAAATCTTGCAAACAATACCTCTTTTCCAGCGTATTATAGTACTTATGTGAGTGCATTTTACATAAATGAAAAATCACCTACGGCTACAATTTGTTCTGGAGGAAGTATTTCGCTTTCTGTTTACAATCCAACACCAAATGACGTTCCTTCGTCTCCGGCCAATTATCCAAATTTAAAGTATAAATGGTATAAAGATGATGTTTTGATTGCTGGACAAAGTGGTACAACGTTAGTAGTAAATTCGATTGGAACCTATTACGCAAAATTAGATTATGGACTATGTTCAGAAGACAATTTAAGTTCAAATCGTGTTACCGTTACGACTTCAGGATCTGGTTCTTCTGTAACAATCTCATCAAGTTTAGGTAATCCATTTTGTTCAAGCGGATCAGGAACAGTCTTGACGGCGACTTCAGGAAATAGTTACGTGTGGAAAAAAAATGGAACTGTAATTTCAGGTGCTACAAGCCGTAGTTATGTTACAAATGAAGCGGGAATCTATAGCGTTGATGTTGATTTTGGTGGATGTAAAGCAACAGGAACAATAGATCTTAAAGGAAACAACTTTACGGCTTCATTAAATGTCCCAGCAACGAATGTTATTGCCCCAAACGAAACATTAAGCGTTACGGTGACTACAAATGCTGTGAATCCGACTTTTGAGTGGTATCTTGGAAACACAGTGATAGCAGGTGCTAACACTAATACTTACTTGGTATCAACAAAAGGAAATTACAAAGTAAAAATAAGCCAAGCAACAGGTTGTATCGTTGAACAAGAATTACCGTTCGCAGTTTCGTACGATAGTAATCCGGTTACTTCTGTAGAAAAAATTGCAAATATTATAAGCTTGAGCAGTTATCCGTATGATGTATGGGATATTCCGAGTGAATACAAAAACCCAGAAACTAGTGTTAAAATAATTAGTTCAAACGGAGACATGGTTCTTGATGTTGTCAACTATCAAGGCGATTGGCCCCCGTCTGGATCAATTGATATTAAAAATGTAAATCCCGTTTATTACTATGTCATTCATTCCCAGACAGGTGAAAAGAAAGGATCAATAACCCTGATAAAATAA
- a CDS encoding PorP/SprF family type IX secretion system membrane protein codes for MKKILLFITLFYGFSNVLYSQDTKSEDGVVSFSLPIRNSLKFNRYLINPTFSFVRESNPYVSFYNKRQWVSFDDAPNTYLFGYSGRFRENEAFAFGLFQQNYGVFTVFGGVANFAHNIVLQEDSNLTFGLNVGAYQSGLNRGKIVTNDPNLPIDNVPSNTLLTVNPGINYGTAFLDFGLSINNLVLYNFGSGMVKDDPERAIELHGMYTGYIDSYGFFDRSKFSGIVKTEIKKDKTVLSGLAMIAIPQGVWAQVGYNTLYGVSAGLGANISPSISIEYNYERGFGNFTNLGGSHEFAIAYRFKNKNYYYGDDDEGSLIDPSKPKPVMAKKTTTAPVTRVDGAEKARLAAEAKAITDAEAKQARLAAAEKAKADAEAATKAKLEADTKAKADAEALKLKLAAEAKAKADAAAATRAQTATANRAVAATQKTQAQLAADKARADAEARRIQLAADNKARVDAAAAARAQAAANKPGATATKTQAQLAADKAKADAEAMKLKLAADAKAKADAEAAKAKTATVKPTEPQKTPAQLAADKAKADAEAAAKAKLAADAKAKADAEALKIKLAADAKAKADAAEAKRKADAKAKAEAADLQSILAADAKAKADSDAYQARLAAEAKTKAAAEAKTKAAIDAANKAKAAAALKAKQAQEAALKEKLAADAKAKADAEARQALIAAEAKAKADAEALKIKQAADKAKAEEEAKQAKLAADAKAKADAEAQQAKLAADAKAKADAEAQAKLAAEAKAKADMEALQAKLIADARVKADAEATAKAKAEAEAKQLKEAEEARQAKLAADAKAKADAEALKAKQAADAKAKADEEARQAQLAAEAKAKADAEALQAKLVADAKAKADAEAKAKQAAEAKAKADEEARQAKLAADAKAKADAEALQAKLVADAKAKADAEALKVKQAAEEKARVEEEARQAKLAADAKAKADAEALKVKQAAEEKARVEEEARQAKLAADAKAKADAEALKAKLAADAKAKADMEALQAQLLADAKVKADAEATAKAKADAEAKQLKEAEEARQAKLAADAKAKADEEARQAKLAADAKAKADAEALKLKLAADAKAKADAEALQAKQAAEAKAKADEEARQAKLAADAKAKADAEALKLKLAADAKAKADAEALQAKQAAEAKAKADEEARQAKLAADAKAKADAEALKLKLAADAKAKADAEALKVKQAAEEKARVEEEARQAKLAADAKAKADAEALQAKLAADAKAKADAEALKAKQDAEEKARIEEEARQAKLAADAKAKADAEAAAKAALAQKDETAKAIDNLTESLDASSKNQNDLLAQFNATVANKQKDLNDLREENDLSEKGIYREPKPFKSVAAENSQLEALKANIAEANRLQKDEIAKLTNLYNERLKKVPNKNDALNRAYLEKINQLKAAQLKMEQDSADLLANLERIKAETEIEKKRRIKRAAYENDQGRYNQDLAALKRIKETTKISSTPLTASDFDFGEDQSNMQIIKNIKNSENGYYMILAVHSSVEKRDEFLAKAVAAGRSDINFFYNIATSKYYIYYEKFEGLQEATKALEAKGNKPYNGKLAIVKVEN; via the coding sequence ATGAAGAAAATCCTACTATTCATAACTTTATTTTACGGTTTTTCAAATGTACTCTATTCTCAAGATACTAAATCTGAGGATGGAGTTGTTTCGTTTTCTTTACCTATCAGAAATTCTTTAAAGTTCAATAGATATTTAATTAACCCAACTTTCAGCTTTGTACGCGAATCAAACCCTTATGTGAGTTTTTACAATAAAAGACAATGGGTTTCATTTGATGATGCACCAAACACTTATTTATTTGGTTATTCTGGTCGTTTCAGAGAGAATGAAGCTTTTGCTTTTGGATTATTTCAACAAAATTATGGTGTTTTTACTGTATTTGGAGGAGTAGCCAACTTTGCCCATAATATCGTTTTGCAGGAAGATAGCAATTTGACATTTGGCCTTAATGTTGGTGCTTACCAAAGTGGTTTAAACAGAGGAAAAATCGTTACAAATGATCCTAATCTTCCAATAGATAACGTTCCATCAAATACATTGCTTACAGTAAATCCTGGAATCAATTACGGTACAGCATTTCTTGATTTTGGTTTGTCGATCAACAATTTGGTTCTTTACAATTTTGGTTCTGGAATGGTAAAAGACGATCCAGAAAGAGCAATTGAATTGCACGGTATGTACACGGGTTACATTGACAGCTACGGATTTTTTGATAGAAGCAAATTCTCGGGAATAGTAAAAACAGAAATCAAAAAAGATAAAACAGTTTTATCGGGACTTGCCATGATTGCAATTCCGCAAGGAGTTTGGGCACAGGTTGGTTACAATACTTTATACGGTGTTTCGGCAGGTTTAGGAGCGAATATTTCACCAAGTATTTCTATCGAGTACAATTATGAAAGAGGTTTTGGGAATTTTACCAATTTAGGAGGTTCTCACGAATTTGCAATTGCTTACAGATTCAAAAACAAAAATTACTATTATGGTGATGATGACGAAGGTTCTCTTATCGATCCTTCTAAGCCAAAACCAGTAATGGCTAAAAAGACTACAACAGCTCCTGTTACAAGAGTAGATGGTGCTGAAAAAGCAAGATTAGCCGCAGAAGCAAAAGCGATTACTGATGCTGAAGCTAAACAAGCACGATTGGCAGCTGCTGAAAAAGCAAAAGCAGATGCTGAAGCTGCGACAAAAGCCAAGTTAGAAGCAGATACTAAAGCCAAGGCTGATGCTGAAGCGCTGAAACTTAAATTAGCTGCAGAAGCAAAAGCAAAAGCTGATGCCGCAGCTGCAACAAGAGCACAAACTGCAACAGCAAATAGAGCGGTTGCTGCAACACAAAAAACACAAGCTCAATTGGCAGCTGATAAAGCAAGAGCCGATGCTGAAGCGCGTAGAATACAATTAGCTGCCGACAATAAAGCACGTGTTGATGCGGCCGCAGCAGCAAGAGCGCAAGCTGCCGCAAATAAACCAGGAGCAACAGCAACAAAAACACAAGCTCAATTAGCAGCTGATAAAGCTAAAGCAGATGCAGAGGCTATGAAGTTGAAATTAGCAGCTGATGCAAAAGCAAAAGCCGATGCTGAAGCAGCAAAAGCAAAAACAGCTACTGTAAAACCAACAGAGCCACAAAAAACACCTGCACAATTAGCAGCAGATAAAGCTAAGGCTGATGCCGAGGCTGCGGCAAAAGCAAAATTAGCTGCTGACGCTAAAGCTAAAGCTGATGCAGAAGCATTGAAAATTAAGTTGGCAGCCGATGCAAAAGCAAAAGCAGATGCAGCTGAGGCGAAGAGAAAAGCTGATGCAAAAGCGAAAGCAGAAGCAGCAGATTTACAATCGATTTTAGCAGCTGATGCAAAAGCAAAAGCTGACTCAGATGCATATCAAGCTAGATTAGCAGCTGAAGCGAAAACTAAAGCAGCAGCTGAAGCGAAAACTAAAGCGGCAATTGACGCGGCTAACAAAGCCAAAGCAGCGGCAGCGCTTAAAGCAAAACAAGCTCAAGAAGCAGCATTAAAAGAAAAATTAGCAGCTGATGCAAAAGCCAAAGCAGACGCAGAGGCAAGACAAGCATTGATTGCTGCTGAAGCAAAAGCAAAAGCAGACGCGGAAGCATTAAAGATAAAACAAGCAGCAGACAAAGCGAAAGCTGAAGAAGAGGCAAAACAAGCAAAATTAGCTGCTGATGCAAAAGCTAAAGCTGATGCTGAAGCACAACAGGCAAAATTAGCTGCAGATGCAAAAGCAAAAGCAGATGCGGAAGCTCAAGCAAAACTTGCAGCTGAAGCAAAAGCAAAAGCGGATATGGAAGCTTTACAGGCAAAACTAATTGCCGATGCAAGAGTTAAAGCTGACGCTGAAGCTACAGCAAAAGCTAAAGCAGAGGCAGAAGCAAAACAATTAAAAGAAGCTGAAGAAGCACGTCAGGCTAAGTTAGCTGCCGATGCAAAAGCTAAAGCGGATGCCGAGGCACTTAAAGCAAAACAAGCTGCTGATGCAAAAGCAAAAGCGGATGAAGAGGCTCGTCAAGCACAATTAGCTGCTGAAGCAAAAGCAAAAGCCGATGCAGAAGCACTTCAAGCGAAACTAGTTGCGGATGCAAAAGCGAAAGCCGATGCAGAAGCTAAGGCAAAACAAGCTGCTGAAGCAAAAGCGAAAGCGGATGAAGAAGCGCGTCAGGCGAAATTAGCGGCTGATGCAAAAGCAAAAGCTGATGCTGAGGCACTTCAAGCTAAACTTGTAGCTGATGCAAAAGCGAAAGCCGATGCAGAAGCTCTTAAAGTAAAACAAGCTGCTGAAGAAAAAGCTAGAGTGGAAGAAGAAGCTCGTCAGGCGAAATTAGCTGCCGATGCAAAAGCCAAAGCTGACGCGGAAGCTCTTAAAGTAAAACAAGCTGCTGAAGAAAAAGCTAGAGTGGAAGAAGAAGCTCGTCAGGCGAAATTAGCAGCTGATGCAAAAGCAAAAGCTGATGCCGAAGCACTTAAAGCGAAACTTGCTGCAGACGCAAAAGCAAAAGCGGATATGGAAGCATTACAAGCTCAATTGCTTGCTGATGCAAAAGTAAAAGCTGATGCCGAAGCAACTGCCAAAGCAAAAGCTGATGCTGAAGCAAAACAATTAAAAGAAGCAGAAGAAGCCCGTCAAGCAAAATTAGCAGCAGATGCCAAAGCGAAAGCCGATGAAGAAGCTCGTCAAGCAAAATTAGCTGCAGACGCAAAAGCAAAAGCTGACGCAGAAGCCTTAAAATTGAAACTTGCAGCAGACGCCAAAGCGAAAGCTGATGCAGAGGCTTTACAAGCAAAACAAGCAGCAGAAGCAAAAGCAAAAGCCGATGAAGAAGCTCGTCAAGCAAAATTAGCTGCAGACGCAAAAGCAAAAGCTGACGCAGAAGCCTTAAAATTGAAACTTGCAGCAGACGCCAAAGCGAAAGCTGATGCAGAAGCTTTACAAGCAAAACAAGCAGCAGAAGCAAAAGCAAAAGCCGATGAAGAAGCTCGTCAAGCAAAATTAGCTGCAGACGCAAAAGCAAAAGCTGACGCAGAAGCCTTAAAATTGAAACTTGCAGCAGACGCCAAAGCGAAAGCTGATGCAGAAGCTCTTAAAGTAAAACAAGCAGCTGAAGAAAAAGCTAGAGTTGAAGAAGAAGCTCGTCAAGCGAAATTAGCTGCAGACGCAAAAGCGAAAGCTGATGCAGAAGCACTTCAAGCAAAATTAGCTGCCGATGCAAAAGCAAAAGCCGATGCAGAAGCGTTGAAAGCGAAACAAGATGCTGAAGAGAAAGCTAGAATTGAAGAAGAGGCTCGCCAAGCGAAATTAGCTGCAGACGCAAAAGCAAAGGCAGATGCAGAGGCAGCAGCAAAAGCGGCTTTAGCACAAAAAGATGAAACAGCAAAAGCGATCGATAACTTAACAGAATCTCTAGATGCTTCAAGTAAAAATCAAAATGATTTATTGGCTCAGTTTAATGCAACAGTTGCCAACAAACAAAAAGATTTGAATGACTTAAGAGAAGAAAATGATTTAAGTGAAAAAGGTATTTATAGAGAACCGAAACCATTCAAGAGTGTAGCAGCAGAAAATAGCCAATTAGAAGCTTTAAAAGCAAACATTGCTGAGGCAAACAGACTTCAAAAAGACGAGATTGCTAAGTTGACGAATTTATACAACGAAAGGCTTAAAAAGGTTCCGAATAAAAATGATGCTTTAAACAGAGCTTATTTAGAAAAAATAAATCAGTTGAAAGCAGCACAATTGAAAATGGAGCAGGACAGTGCTGATTTACTTGCGAATTTAGAGCGTATTAAAGCAGAAACTGAGATTGAGAAGAAACGTAGAATTAAGCGTGCAGCTTACGAAAATGATCAAGGACGATATAACCAGGATCTAGCAGCTCTTAAACGTATCAAGGAAACTACTAAAATTAGCAGTACACCTTTAACAGCAAGTGATTTTGATTTTGGTGAAGACCAGTCAAATATGCAGATCATCAAGAATATTAAAAATTCTGAAAATGGATATTATATGATTCTTGCCGTTCATAGCAGTGTTGAAAAGAGAGATGAATTCCTTGCAAAAGCAGTTGCTGCAGGACGTTCAGACATTAATTTCTTTTATAATATAGCAACAAGTAAATATTATATCTATTACGAGAAATTTGAAGGTTTGCAAGAAGCGACTAAAGCATTAGAAGCAAAAGGAAACAAACCATACAACGGCAAATTGGCCATCGTAAAAGTGGAGAATTAA